Below is a window of Hydrogenobacter sp. DNA.
AAATTTCTCCTGATGCTTTCTGAGGATTTCAGGAAGTGCGTAAAAGTATTCGTCGTTCAATACGAATGTGTTGTCTTCCTTATTTGCGTAAGTTGGGATAATACTTTTGAGATGCTCAATACTCAGTTTACCGCATAGACCACACGCAGAGTTCATATAAGATACCCTTAGAAGGGGGGGAAGGTTCGTTACTTCAACGTTCCTTTTGAGGAATACATTTATAACGTTTCCTTGCTTTTCCTCACTGACGTTTTCACAGTATGAGATGTATTCTACATCCTTCGGACTTTTTATTACACCTTCGCTGAAAAGAAGTCCCAGAACTAAATCCTCATCCTCGCCTGGTGTTCTCATAGTGGTGTAAAGGGGAAAGCTTTCCCAACTATCTTTACCTTTTGCAAGCACGATCCTTATCTCTAAAGGCTCCTCAGATATAACGAGATCCTTCCTCCTTAGAGGTATCATGGGTCTGTGAATTACGAGAGTAGGGAATTCACAGTACGCACTCCTTCTGTAAGTCTTAGAGCTTTTCTTCATAATATTCCGCTTTTAAGCGCTCCAGTGCAGCACGTACAACGGGTATAAGCTCATGATCACCATTCTCTTCACAATAGCGTAAAAGCTCTTCCCTCATTATGGGATGCCAGAACTTTTTTATGTGATTAACAACTCCTTCCACACCTTCTTCAAAAGGGTAGTGTTCAAAAAAGTTGCCTATCTGATTAGCCATAAATATGAGATCTTTCACGCTCATGCTCAAACCTCTGTACCTGCTAACTCCTTTTGTGTGTATTTGCCAATAAGCTGTGGTTTTTGGTAAACCGGTGTTACTTGCACAGCTGTAACCTTATATTCGGGGCAGTTAGTAGCCCAGTCGGAGTAATCTGTAGTAACTACATTAGTATTTATTTCAGGAAAGTGGAAAGTGGTGTATACCACACCTGGCGCTACCCTATCTGAGATTTTAGCCTTCAGTATTACCCATCCCTTCCTGCTTTCTAACTTCACGTAATCTCCGTCTTTTATACCCCTTTG
It encodes the following:
- a CDS encoding formate dehydrogenase subunit delta, which produces MSVKDLIFMANQIGNFFEHYPFEEGVEGVVNHIKKFWHPIMREELLRYCEENGDHELIPVVRAALERLKAEYYEEKL
- the fdhD gene encoding formate dehydrogenase accessory sulfurtransferase FdhD, whose translation is MKKSSKTYRRSAYCEFPTLVIHRPMIPLRRKDLVISEEPLEIRIVLAKGKDSWESFPLYTTMRTPGEDEDLVLGLLFSEGVIKSPKDVEYISYCENVSEEKQGNVINVFLKRNVEVTNLPPLLRVSYMNSACGLCGKLSIEHLKSIIPTYANKEDNTFVLNDEYFYALPEILRKHQEKFLLTGGTHACAAFDFEGNLVCVREDVGRHNAMDKLIGFMLRNNKIPLRKICLVVSGRASYELVQKALMAGASMFASIGAPSTLAIKLAKEFGMTLIGFLSRKRFVVYNDAGRLNLDKWLVPNWLS